From the Anas platyrhynchos isolate ZD024472 breed Pekin duck chromosome 27, IASCAAS_PekinDuck_T2T, whole genome shotgun sequence genome, one window contains:
- the ADIPOR1 gene encoding adiponectin receptor protein 1 isoform X1, with translation MASRKAAATGPGTGLAAAANRERAHLELAELGPLLEEKGEQGAAGPPSAEDPPCPAAREEEEEVVRVLTLPLQAHHAMEKMEEFVYKVWEGRWRVIPYDVLPDWLKDNDYLLHGHRPPMPSFRACFKSIFRIHTETGNIWTHLLGFVLFLCLGILTMLRPNMYFMAPLQEKVVFGMFFLGAVLCLSFSWLFHTVYCHSEKVSRTFSKLDYSGIALLIMGSFVPWLYYSFYCSPQPRLIYLSIVCVLGISAIIVAQWDRFATPKHRQTRAGVFLGLGLSGVVPTMHFTIAEGFVKATTVGQMGWFFLMAVMYITGAGLYAARIPERFFPGKFDIWFQSHQIFHVLVVAAAFVHFYGVSNLQEFRYGLEGGCTDDSLL, from the exons atGGCGTCCCGCAAAGCCGCCGCCACCGGGCCGGGCACGGGGCTGGCCGCCGCCGCCAACCGGGAGAGAGCGCACCTGGAGCTGGCCGAGCTGGGGCcgctgctggaggagaagggggagcaGGGCGCCGCCGGCCCGCCCAGC GCTGAGGACCCGCCGTGCCCAGCAGCccgtgaggaagaggaggaggtggttcGTGTGCTGACTCTGCCCCTGCAGGCTCACCACGCCATGGAGAAGATGGAAGAGTTTGTGTATAAG GTGTGGGAAGGGCGCTGGCGCGTGATCCCCTACGACGTGCTGCCCGACTGGCTGAAGGACAACGATTACCTCCTGCACGGGCACCGGCCCCCGATGCCGTCCTTCCGAGCCTGCTTCAAGAGCATCTTCCGGATACACACCGAGACGGGCAACATCTGGACGCACCTCCTGG GTTTTGTGTTGTTCCTCTGCCTGGGGATCCTGACCATGCTGCGGCCCAACATGTATTTCATGGCTCCTCTCCAGGAGAAGGTGGTGTTTGGGATGTTCTTCCTTGGTGCGGTGCTGTGCCTCAGCTTCTCCTGGCTTTTCCACACTGTCTACTGTCACTCCGAGAAGGTCTCGCGGACTTTTTCAAA GTTGGATTATTCAGGAATTGCACTGCTGATCATGGGGAGCTTCGTCCCCTGGCTCTATTACTCGTTCTACTGCTCCCCGCAGCCAAGACTCATCTACCTCTCCATCGTCTGCGTCCTGGGCATCTCCGCCATCATCGTGGCTCAGTGGGACCGGTTTGCCACCCCCAAGCACCGGCAGACAAGAGCAG GTGTctttctggggctggggctgagcggCGTGGTGCCCACCATGCACTTCACCATCGCCGAAGGGTTTGTGAAGGCCACCACCGTCGGCCAGATGGGCTGGTTCTTCCTCATGGCCGTGATGTACATCACGGGCGCGGGGCTCTACGCTGCCCGCATTCCTGAGCGCTTCTTCCCGGGCAAGTTTGACATCTGG TTCCAGTCGCATCAGATCTTCCACGTGCTCGTGGTGGCTGCAGCCTTCGTCCACTTCTACGGGGTGTCGAACCTGCAGGAGTTTCGCTACGGACTTGAAGGGGGGTGCACAGACGACTCTCTCCTCTGA
- the ADIPOR1 gene encoding adiponectin receptor protein 1 (The RefSeq protein has 2 substitutions, 1 non-frameshifting indel compared to this genomic sequence), with translation MASRKAAAAGPGTGLAAANRERAHLELAELGPLLEEKGEQGAAGPPSAEDPPCPAAREEEEEVVRVLTLPLQAHHAMEKMEEFVYKVWEGRWRVIPYDVLPDWLKDNDYLLHGHRPPMPSFRACFKSIFRIHTETGNIWTHLLGFVLFLCLGILTMLRPNMYFMAPLQEKVVFGMFFLGAVLCLSFSWLFHTVYCHSEKVSRTFSKLDYSGIALLIMGSFVPWLYYSFYCSPQPRLIYLSIVCVLGISAIIVAQWDRFATPKHRQTRAGIFLGLGLSGVVPTMHFTIAEGFVKATTVGQMGWFFLMAVMYITGAGLYAARIPERFFPGKFDIWFQSHQIFHVLVVAAAFVHFYGVSNLQEFRYGLEGGCTDDSLL, from the exons atGGCGTCCCGCAAAGCCGCCGCCACCGGGCCGGGCACGGGGCTGGCCGCCGCCGCCAACCGGGAGAGAGCGCACCTGGAGCTGGCCGAGCTGGGGCcgctgctggaggagaagggggagcaGGGCGCCGCCGGCCCGCCCAGC GCTGAGGACCCGCCGTGCCCAGCAGCccgtgaggaagaggaggaggtggttcGTGTGCTGACTCTGCCCCTGCAGGCTCACCACGCCATGGAGAAGATGGAAGAGTTTGTGTATAAG GTGTGGGAAGGGCGCTGGCGCGTGATCCCCTACGACGTGCTGCCCGACTGGCTGAAGGACAACGATTACCTCCTGCACGGGCACCGGCCCCCGATGCCGTCCTTCCGAGCCTGCTTCAAGAGCATCTTCCGGATACACACCGAGACGGGCAACATCTGGACGCACCTCCTGG GTTTTGTGTTGTTCCTCTGCCTGGGGATCCTGACCATGCTGCGGCCCAACATGTATTTCATGGCTCCTCTCCAGGAGAAGGTGGTGTTTGGGATGTTCTTCCTTGGTGCGGTGCTGTGCCTCAGCTTCTCCTGGCTTTTCCACACTGTCTACTGTCACTCCGAGAAGGTCTCGCGGACTTTTTCAAA GTTGGATTATTCAGGAATTGCACTGCTGATCATGGGGAGCTTCGTCCCCTGGCTCTATTACTCGTTCTACTGCTCCCCGCAGCCAAGACTCATCTACCTCTCCATCGTCTGCGTCCTGGGCATCTCCGCCATCATCGTGGCTCAGTGGGACCGGTTTGCCACCCCCAAGCACCGGCAGACAAGAGCAG GTGTctttctggggctggggctgagcggCGTGGTGCCCACCATGCACTTCACCATCGCCGAAGGGTTTGTGAAGGCCACCACCGTCGGCCAGATGGGCTGGTTCTTCCTCATGGCCGTGATGTACATCACGGGCGCGGGGCTCTACGCTGCCCGCATTCCTGAGCGCTTCTTCCCGGGCAAGTTTGACATCTGG TTCCAGTCGCATCAGATCTTCCACGTGCTCGTGGTGGCTGCAGCCTTCGTCCACTTCTACGGGGTGTCGAACCTGCAGGAGTTTCGCTACGGACTTGAAGGGGGGTGCACAGACGACTCTCTCCTCTGA
- the LOC106019325 gene encoding tetraspanin-18-like isoform X1 → MAARDRRLPSARRHTSGSCSPSIIHGSALGRGFSGLLGGDFPTFPALSSCCWSWSWLEVLGPPLSPWEPRPLGVPMGVLSCVKYLMFIFNVLVFAGGTCLVGVGVWVAVDPAGFQDIVATKPVLRAGAYLLLAVGIALSLLGFLGCCGALRRSRLLLLVFFVLVSLVFVTQLVGAVLFLVHWKQIRPELFLSELRRNYRGDEDAEVFSVAWNTLMVMFSCCGVLGPEDFGNGSRFQELHPGTPWPRACCARDGLLQAGELLGWEQCRERSPGYIHEQGCFPTFGRTLQNYISVPGTCSLAVLGIEIFAMFFAFCLYYNFD, encoded by the exons ATGGCAGCCCGGGACCGGAGACTCCCCTCGGCCCGCCGCCACACCAGCGGCTCCTGTTCCCCATCAATTATTCACGGCTCCGCTCTGGGAAGGGGTTTCTCGGGGCTGCTCGGGGGGGATTTTCCAACTTTTCCGGCGttaagcagctgctgctggtcctGGAGCTGGTTGGAGGTGCTGGGGCCACCGCTGTCCCCGTGGG AACCCCGTCCCCTCGGCGTCCCCATGGGTGTCTTGAGCTGTGTGAAGTACCTGATGTTCATCTTCAACGTGCTGGTGTTT GCCGGGGGGACGTGCCTGGTGGGTGTTGGGGTCTGGGTGGCTGTGGACCCGGCTGGTTTCCAGGACATCGTGGCCACCAAGCCTGTGCTGAGGGCCGGCgcctacctgctgctggccgTGGGCATCGCCCTCTCGCTGCTGGGCTTCCTGGGCTGCTGCGGGGCCCTGCGCCGGAgccggctcctgctgctggtg TTCTTTGTCCTCGTGAGCCTCGTCTTTGTCACACAGCTGGTCGGGGCTGTGCTCTTCCTGGTGCACTGGAAACAG ATCCGCCCAGAGCTCTTCCTGTCTGAGCTGCGGAGGAACTACCGTGGGGATGAGGACGCCGAGGTCTTCTCTGTGGCCTGGAACACCCTCATGGTCATG ttCTCCTGTTGCGGCGTTTTAGGGCCTGAAGACTTTGGGAATGGCTCCCGGTTCCAGGAGCTGCATCCGGGGACACCCTGGCCACGGGCGTGCTGTGCCCGGGATGGGCTCCTGCAGGCAGgcgagctgctgggctgggagcagtgcCGGGAGAGGAGCCCTGGCTACATCCACGAGCAG ggctgctTCCCCACCTTCGGCAGGACCTTGCAGAATTACATCTCCGTCCCCGGGACCTGCAGCTTGGCCGTGCTGGGCATCGAG ATCTTTGCCATGTTCTTTGCCTTTTGCCTTTACTACAACTTCGACTGA
- the LOC106019325 gene encoding tetraspanin-18-like isoform X2 — MAARDRRLPSARRHTSGSCSPSIIHGSALGRGFSGLLGGDFPTFPALSSCCWSWSWLEVLGPPLSPWEPRPLGVPMGVLSCVKYLMFIFNVLVFFFVLVSLVFVTQLVGAVLFLVHWKQIRPELFLSELRRNYRGDEDAEVFSVAWNTLMVMFSCCGVLGPEDFGNGSRFQELHPGTPWPRACCARDGLLQAGELLGWEQCRERSPGYIHEQGCFPTFGRTLQNYISVPGTCSLAVLGIEIFAMFFAFCLYYNFD; from the exons ATGGCAGCCCGGGACCGGAGACTCCCCTCGGCCCGCCGCCACACCAGCGGCTCCTGTTCCCCATCAATTATTCACGGCTCCGCTCTGGGAAGGGGTTTCTCGGGGCTGCTCGGGGGGGATTTTCCAACTTTTCCGGCGttaagcagctgctgctggtcctGGAGCTGGTTGGAGGTGCTGGGGCCACCGCTGTCCCCGTGGG AACCCCGTCCCCTCGGCGTCCCCATGGGTGTCTTGAGCTGTGTGAAGTACCTGATGTTCATCTTCAACGTGCTGGTGTTT TTCTTTGTCCTCGTGAGCCTCGTCTTTGTCACACAGCTGGTCGGGGCTGTGCTCTTCCTGGTGCACTGGAAACAG ATCCGCCCAGAGCTCTTCCTGTCTGAGCTGCGGAGGAACTACCGTGGGGATGAGGACGCCGAGGTCTTCTCTGTGGCCTGGAACACCCTCATGGTCATG ttCTCCTGTTGCGGCGTTTTAGGGCCTGAAGACTTTGGGAATGGCTCCCGGTTCCAGGAGCTGCATCCGGGGACACCCTGGCCACGGGCGTGCTGTGCCCGGGATGGGCTCCTGCAGGCAGgcgagctgctgggctgggagcagtgcCGGGAGAGGAGCCCTGGCTACATCCACGAGCAG ggctgctTCCCCACCTTCGGCAGGACCTTGCAGAATTACATCTCCGTCCCCGGGACCTGCAGCTTGGCCGTGCTGGGCATCGAG ATCTTTGCCATGTTCTTTGCCTTTTGCCTTTACTACAACTTCGACTGA
- the LOC106019325 gene encoding tetraspanin-18-like isoform X3, with amino-acid sequence MGVLSCVKYLMFIFNVLVFAGGTCLVGVGVWVAVDPAGFQDIVATKPVLRAGAYLLLAVGIALSLLGFLGCCGALRRSRLLLLVFFVLVSLVFVTQLVGAVLFLVHWKQIRPELFLSELRRNYRGDEDAEVFSVAWNTLMVMFSCCGVLGPEDFGNGSRFQELHPGTPWPRACCARDGLLQAGELLGWEQCRERSPGYIHEQGCFPTFGRTLQNYISVPGTCSLAVLGIEIFAMFFAFCLYYNFD; translated from the exons ATGGGTGTCTTGAGCTGTGTGAAGTACCTGATGTTCATCTTCAACGTGCTGGTGTTT GCCGGGGGGACGTGCCTGGTGGGTGTTGGGGTCTGGGTGGCTGTGGACCCGGCTGGTTTCCAGGACATCGTGGCCACCAAGCCTGTGCTGAGGGCCGGCgcctacctgctgctggccgTGGGCATCGCCCTCTCGCTGCTGGGCTTCCTGGGCTGCTGCGGGGCCCTGCGCCGGAgccggctcctgctgctggtg TTCTTTGTCCTCGTGAGCCTCGTCTTTGTCACACAGCTGGTCGGGGCTGTGCTCTTCCTGGTGCACTGGAAACAG ATCCGCCCAGAGCTCTTCCTGTCTGAGCTGCGGAGGAACTACCGTGGGGATGAGGACGCCGAGGTCTTCTCTGTGGCCTGGAACACCCTCATGGTCATG ttCTCCTGTTGCGGCGTTTTAGGGCCTGAAGACTTTGGGAATGGCTCCCGGTTCCAGGAGCTGCATCCGGGGACACCCTGGCCACGGGCGTGCTGTGCCCGGGATGGGCTCCTGCAGGCAGgcgagctgctgggctgggagcagtgcCGGGAGAGGAGCCCTGGCTACATCCACGAGCAG ggctgctTCCCCACCTTCGGCAGGACCTTGCAGAATTACATCTCCGTCCCCGGGACCTGCAGCTTGGCCGTGCTGGGCATCGAG ATCTTTGCCATGTTCTTTGCCTTTTGCCTTTACTACAACTTCGACTGA
- the UBE2T gene encoding ubiquitin-conjugating enzyme E2 T isoform X1, with the protein MQRASRLKRELSLLSTEPPPGITCWQSGSRLDDLRAQILGAADTPYEKGIFNLEIVVPERYPFEPPKIRFLTPIYHPNIDSAGRICLDVLKLPPKGAWRPSLNISTLLTSIQLLMAEPNPDDPLMADISSEYKYNKQLFLINAKEWTEKYASQQKRASKALEEKTNQSETSTTSESIMLKRKGSDITKKEKKSRLES; encoded by the exons ATGCAGCGAGCATCGCGGCTGAAGAGGGAGCTCTCCCTCCTGAGCACAGAGCCCCCTCCTGGCATCACCTGCTGGCAAAGTGGGAGCCGCCTGGACGACCTCCGAGCAC AAATTTTAGGAGCTGCAGACACACCATATGAGAAAGGAATATTCAACCTGGAGATAGTTGTTCCTGAAAG ATACCCATTCGAGCCCCCAAAGATTCGCTTTCTGACCCCTATCTATCATCCTAACATTGACTCTGCTGGAAGGATTTGCCTGGATGTTCTTAAGTTACCACCAAAG GGCGCATGGAGGCCTTCCCTCAACATCTCCACGCTGCTCACCTCCATACAGCTGCTGATGGCGGAGCCCAACCCTGACGACCCTCTCATGGCAGACATA TCCTCGGAGTACAAGTACAATAAGCAGCTGTTCTTGATAAATGCCAAGGAGTGGACTGAGAAATATGCAAGCCAGCAAAAGAGG GCTTCCAAGGctttagaagagaaaacaaatcagaGTGAAACAAGTACCACCAGTGAATCTATcatgctgaaaagaaaagggagtGATATCaccaaaaaagagaagaaatctcGCCTGGAGTCCTAA
- the UBE2T gene encoding ubiquitin-conjugating enzyme E2 T isoform X2 — MQRASRLKRELSLLSTEPPPGITCWQSGSRLDDLRAQILGAADTPYEKGIFNLEIVVPERYPFEPPKIRFLTPIYHPNIDSAGRICLDVLKLPPKSSEYKYNKQLFLINAKEWTEKYASQQKRASKALEEKTNQSETSTTSESIMLKRKGSDITKKEKKSRLES; from the exons ATGCAGCGAGCATCGCGGCTGAAGAGGGAGCTCTCCCTCCTGAGCACAGAGCCCCCTCCTGGCATCACCTGCTGGCAAAGTGGGAGCCGCCTGGACGACCTCCGAGCAC AAATTTTAGGAGCTGCAGACACACCATATGAGAAAGGAATATTCAACCTGGAGATAGTTGTTCCTGAAAG ATACCCATTCGAGCCCCCAAAGATTCGCTTTCTGACCCCTATCTATCATCCTAACATTGACTCTGCTGGAAGGATTTGCCTGGATGTTCTTAAGTTACCACCAAAG TCCTCGGAGTACAAGTACAATAAGCAGCTGTTCTTGATAAATGCCAAGGAGTGGACTGAGAAATATGCAAGCCAGCAAAAGAGG GCTTCCAAGGctttagaagagaaaacaaatcagaGTGAAACAAGTACCACCAGTGAATCTATcatgctgaaaagaaaagggagtGATATCaccaaaaaagagaagaaatctcGCCTGGAGTCCTAA